A genome region from Blautia coccoides includes the following:
- the spoIVA gene encoding stage IV sporulation protein A codes for MDTYNIYKDIQARTRGEIYIGVVGPVRTGKSTFVRRFMELAALPNMEETAQKEVRDQLPLSGSGKLITTVEPKFIPKEAAKIKIGEDVTAKIRLIDCVGYMVPDAAGNMEDGKERMVKTPWFGYEIPFHQAAETGTKKVIEEHSNIGLVITCDGSFGEIPRNNYIESEEKTVAELKKAGKPFLILVNSQKPYKEETLALCEELKQKYQAGVLSVNCEQLRRDDVTRIMEKILYEFPIVQMEFFIPKWVEILPTDHYLKAELLDCIRELMGKMRYVKDAARDKMVLKSKFVRNLVPEALDLSTGKVRIRVDMDENWYYAVLSEMTGVSISDEYELIHTMQELAKMKEEYVKVREAISSVRGKGYGVVTPDKSEIKLEEPMVIKQGSKYGVKIKSVSPSIHMIRANIETEIAPIVGSEEQAKDLIEYIKTSDERQESIWQTNIFGKSIGQLVEDGIHTKLVQISDESQVKLQDTMQKIVNDSKGGLVCIII; via the coding sequence ATGGATACATATAACATTTATAAAGACATACAAGCCCGCACCAGAGGAGAAATTTACATAGGGGTAGTGGGGCCGGTACGGACAGGAAAATCCACGTTCGTCCGCCGCTTTATGGAGCTGGCAGCACTGCCGAACATGGAAGAGACAGCACAGAAAGAGGTAAGGGATCAGCTTCCTCTGAGCGGCTCCGGAAAATTGATCACAACAGTGGAGCCGAAGTTTATTCCGAAAGAAGCTGCCAAAATTAAGATTGGCGAGGACGTAACAGCAAAAATCCGCCTGATAGACTGTGTGGGGTATATGGTGCCTGATGCGGCCGGAAATATGGAAGACGGCAAGGAACGAATGGTGAAGACCCCCTGGTTTGGATATGAAATACCTTTCCATCAGGCAGCGGAGACAGGCACAAAAAAAGTCATTGAAGAACACTCTAATATCGGCCTTGTCATCACATGTGACGGTTCTTTTGGAGAGATTCCCAGGAATAATTACATAGAGAGTGAGGAGAAAACCGTTGCCGAGCTTAAAAAGGCGGGAAAACCGTTTTTGATCCTGGTAAATTCCCAGAAGCCATACAAGGAGGAGACACTTGCCCTGTGTGAGGAGCTGAAACAAAAGTATCAGGCAGGTGTTCTGAGTGTAAACTGTGAACAGCTCCGCAGGGATGATGTGACAAGGATCATGGAGAAAATACTGTATGAATTTCCTATTGTGCAGATGGAATTTTTCATACCGAAATGGGTGGAAATTCTTCCCACAGACCATTATCTGAAGGCAGAACTGCTTGACTGCATCCGTGAATTAATGGGGAAGATGAGATATGTGAAGGATGCTGCCAGAGATAAAATGGTTCTGAAGTCCAAGTTTGTGCGAAATCTGGTACCGGAAGCTCTGGACCTGTCCACCGGAAAGGTGAGGATCCGGGTGGATATGGATGAGAACTGGTACTATGCTGTTTTAAGCGAGATGACAGGGGTATCTATTTCAGATGAATACGAACTGATCCATACCATGCAGGAGCTGGCTAAGATGAAGGAAGAGTATGTGAAGGTGCGTGAAGCAATCTCTTCCGTGAGAGGAAAGGGATACGGCGTGGTGACACCGGATAAATCGGAGATCAAGCTGGAAGAGCCTATGGTCATTAAACAGGGCAGCAAATACGGTGTGAAGATCAAATCAGTCAGCCCGTCTATTCATATGATCCGGGCTAATATTGAGACAGAGATCGCACCGATCGTGGGAAGTGAAGAGCAGGCAAAAGACCTGATCGAATATATCAAGACCAGTGATGAGCGGCAGGAGAGTATATGGCAGACAAATATTTTCGGCAAATCCATTGGTCAGCTGGTTGAGGATGGTATTCACACAAAACTTGTCCAGATCAGCGATGAAAGCCAGGTGAAACTCCAGGATACCATGCAGAAAATTGTAAATGACAGCAAAGGCGGGCTGGTATGCATTATCATCTGA
- a CDS encoding putative DNA modification/repair radical SAM protein yields the protein MYLSSSLTLEEKLKILSDAAKYDVACTSSGSDRRGEKGSLGNSVAAGICHSFASDGRCISLLKILLSNECIYDCKYCLNRRSNDKVRTTFTPEEICSLTIEFYKRNYIEGLFLSSGVVKNPTYTMELMYRSLYLLRTQYHFRGYIHAKAVPGAAPEIIEQIGYLADRMSVNMELPTRESLHALAPGKSHENILKPIQQIQHGITDYRLSIGKSAQMERSSANRYLSNSIFKDKKEKQDTITGTFGSRSLTDSQTAAGPRPHSLTKKAETATSAVIRPSASMTRPVTTPSSFVGSPSYYFRQDAPSLPASQSRSFVPAGQSTQMIIGATPENDYQLLQVTQSLYQQFDLKRVFFSAYVPLNEDSDLPSLDTAPPLLREHRLYQADWLLRFYGFHAEDLLDPGRPNFNILLDPKCDWALRHLELFPIEIQTASYEDLLKVPGLGNKSAYRIVQARRTTRLDFPALKKLGVVLKRAQYFITCSGKMLYRTPIEEDFITRQLTSTDQKTTWSLDHPQTYRQLSLFDDLNLTTPAPEDPLKTLSGQL from the coding sequence ATGTACCTATCATCATCCCTAACCCTGGAAGAAAAATTGAAAATTTTATCAGATGCGGCCAAGTACGATGTGGCATGTACCTCCAGCGGCTCTGACCGCCGTGGGGAAAAGGGGAGTCTGGGCAATTCCGTAGCAGCCGGCATCTGCCACAGCTTTGCCTCTGACGGCCGCTGTATCTCCCTTTTAAAAATCTTATTATCCAATGAGTGCATCTATGACTGCAAATACTGTCTGAACCGCCGTTCCAACGATAAGGTACGCACCACCTTCACTCCGGAAGAAATCTGCAGTCTTACCATAGAATTTTATAAGAGAAATTATATAGAAGGACTCTTTCTAAGCTCCGGTGTAGTAAAAAATCCAACCTACACTATGGAACTCATGTACAGAAGCCTCTATCTGCTGCGCACCCAATACCATTTCCGCGGTTATATCCATGCCAAGGCCGTCCCCGGAGCCGCCCCGGAAATCATCGAACAGATTGGTTACCTTGCTGACCGCATGAGCGTCAACATGGAACTTCCCACCAGAGAGTCCCTTCACGCCCTGGCTCCCGGCAAAAGCCATGAGAATATCTTAAAACCCATTCAGCAGATACAGCACGGGATCACAGATTACCGGCTTTCCATAGGTAAGTCTGCCCAGATGGAACGGAGCAGCGCCAACCGCTATCTCTCCAATTCCATCTTCAAAGATAAAAAGGAAAAACAGGACACCATCACCGGCACTTTCGGTTCCAGATCACTGACAGATTCTCAAACCGCTGCCGGGCCTCGTCCTCATTCTCTTACAAAAAAAGCAGAGACAGCTACCTCCGCCGTCATCCGCCCTTCTGCCTCCATGACCCGGCCTGTAACCACACCCTCTTCCTTTGTGGGAAGTCCGTCCTATTATTTCCGCCAGGACGCTCCTTCCCTGCCTGCTTCCCAAAGCCGTTCCTTTGTCCCCGCAGGCCAGAGCACACAGATGATCATCGGTGCAACCCCGGAAAACGACTACCAGCTTTTACAGGTAACACAATCCCTGTATCAGCAGTTTGATTTAAAACGAGTCTTCTTCTCCGCCTATGTTCCATTGAACGAAGATTCTGACCTTCCCTCCCTGGACACAGCGCCTCCTCTCTTGAGAGAGCACCGCCTGTATCAGGCGGACTGGCTTTTGCGCTTTTACGGTTTCCACGCTGAGGATCTTCTGGATCCCGGCCGTCCAAACTTCAACATCCTTCTGGACCCCAAATGCGACTGGGCGCTGCGCCACCTGGAGCTGTTTCCCATAGAGATTCAGACCGCTTCCTACGAAGATTTGCTGAAAGTCCCCGGCCTGGGCAACAAATCCGCCTATCGGATCGTCCAGGCCCGCAGGACCACTCGTCTGGATTTCCCAGCCCTAAAAAAATTGGGCGTCGTCCTGAAACGCGCCCAATACTTTATCACCTGCAGCGGCAAAATGCTCTACCGAACCCCTATCGAAGAAGATTTTATCACCCGCCAGCTCACTTCCACGGACCAAAAAACCACCTGGTCTCTGGACCACCCTCAGACCTACCGTCAGCTCTCCCTCTTCGATGACCTGAACCTGACCACCCCTGCCCCGGAGGATCCCCTGAAAACCCTCAGCGGTCAATTATGA
- a CDS encoding TIGR03915 family putative DNA repair protein → MVIFTCQDTFESMMTCIYVAWSARLGHSNIKLQTEPIWSPELFCEYRHVDPDEEKVQKVIRSIREKISEKSYHDIYRAAMSDSTDKLDIIYRYMILGFVYGERTSQMLGNPAVSAVFELNRKVANEAHLFREFVRFSRLKNQVLLSIIEPKCNVLTILAPNFEDRMPSEHWMIIDKTRMISVVHPADSDYFLTPITAEELSYMEASKDRFDPYVGLWKSFFQTIGIEQRKNPRCQRNMLPLWYRKHMPEFQ, encoded by the coding sequence ATGGTAATATTCACCTGCCAAGACACTTTTGAATCCATGATGACCTGTATCTACGTGGCCTGGTCCGCCCGTCTGGGCCACAGCAACATAAAACTCCAGACAGAACCCATCTGGTCCCCGGAACTCTTCTGCGAATACCGACACGTGGACCCTGATGAAGAAAAAGTCCAAAAAGTGATACGCTCCATACGGGAGAAAATCTCTGAAAAGTCATACCATGACATCTACCGTGCTGCCATGTCCGACAGTACCGATAAGCTTGATATCATCTACCGATACATGATCCTCGGTTTTGTCTATGGAGAAAGGACATCCCAGATGCTGGGTAACCCCGCCGTATCCGCCGTCTTTGAACTGAACCGCAAGGTTGCCAATGAGGCCCATCTCTTTCGGGAATTTGTCCGTTTCTCCAGACTGAAAAACCAGGTTCTGCTCTCAATCATTGAACCAAAGTGCAATGTCCTTACCATACTTGCACCTAATTTTGAGGACCGTATGCCCTCGGAGCACTGGATGATCATAGATAAAACGCGTATGATTTCTGTCGTACATCCTGCTGACAGCGACTATTTTTTGACGCCTATAACAGCGGAAGAACTCTCCTACATGGAGGCTTCAAAGGATCGCTTTGACCCATATGTGGGTCTCTGGAAATCTTTCTTTCAGACTATTGGCATTGAACAGCGCAAAAATCCCCGCTGCCAGCGCAATATGCTGCCCCTATGGTATCGAAAACACATGCCCGAATTCCAGTAA
- the amrS gene encoding AmmeMemoRadiSam system radical SAM enzyme: MKKECGVCMHHCRLEEGQTGRCRARKNVEGRIESVNYGRCTALALDPIEKKPLRRFYPGKKLLSVGSFGCNLSCPFCQNHEISMAGENGADYIYLSPKELASQAEALRERGNIGAAFTYNEPLVGYEYVRDAAMEVRKRGMKNILVTNGAFTEETEEAVLPYIDAMNIDLKGFTEDYYEKLGGDLETVKAFIKKAVRACHVEITTLVVPGENNSVDEMRKLAEWVAALDCEIPLHVTRFFPRWKMRDREAADVGNVYQLAEEAGKYLKYVYTGNC, from the coding sequence ATGAAAAAAGAATGCGGAGTTTGTATGCATCACTGCAGACTGGAAGAAGGGCAGACAGGGCGATGCAGGGCCAGGAAAAATGTTGAGGGCAGAATAGAATCTGTCAACTATGGAAGATGTACGGCACTGGCGTTGGATCCCATAGAAAAGAAGCCGCTGCGTAGGTTTTATCCGGGAAAAAAGTTGCTCTCAGTGGGCAGTTTTGGCTGTAATCTGTCCTGTCCGTTTTGTCAGAATCATGAAATCTCCATGGCTGGTGAAAATGGGGCGGACTATATATATTTGAGTCCAAAAGAGTTGGCATCACAGGCAGAAGCGCTTAGAGAGCGGGGAAATATTGGAGCTGCATTTACATATAATGAGCCTCTTGTGGGATACGAATATGTGCGGGATGCAGCCATGGAAGTAAGAAAAAGAGGAATGAAGAATATCCTTGTCACGAATGGAGCGTTTACGGAGGAAACAGAGGAGGCTGTGCTGCCCTATATAGATGCCATGAATATTGATTTAAAAGGTTTTACAGAAGACTATTACGAAAAATTGGGAGGAGACTTGGAAACAGTAAAGGCATTTATAAAAAAGGCGGTGAGAGCATGCCACGTGGAGATAACTACGCTGGTGGTGCCGGGAGAAAACAATTCTGTGGATGAGATGCGGAAATTGGCTGAATGGGTGGCTGCTCTCGATTGTGAGATACCTCTGCACGTGACCAGGTTTTTCCCCAGATGGAAGATGAGGGACCGGGAGGCAGCGGATGTGGGGAATGTATACCAATTAGCAGAGGAGGCAGGAAAGTACCTGAAGTATGTGTATACAGGTAACTGCTGA
- the amrA gene encoding AmmeMemoRadiSam system protein A, with protein sequence MSIRGAVMVPHPPLIIPEVGRGQEVGISATIAAYEKAAQHVAKLCPDTVVVTTPHSVMYADYFHISPGREAEGDFGKFGAKEVRIKAKYDIELRSQLCSLLDRDGFMAGTRGERDSRLDHATMIPLYFLEKQQVRYRILRIGLSGQTLEAHYRLGEYISKAADILGRNVVMIASGDLSHKLLEAGPYGYQKEGPEYDKRVMQAMGTGNFGDLLDFPDDFCEKAAECGHRSFVIMAGAFDGTSVNSKRLSYEGPFGVGYGICTYETVGKDNTRRFLNQYEEMQRQNLEHKKASEDAYVRLARKALETYVRTGKMLVIPDDLPEELRSKRAGVFVSLKMHGRLRGCIGTILPVTDSVAEEIADNAVSAGCRDPRFTPVKEEELDQLVYSVDVLGETEEIASLEELDVKEYGVIVSKGRKKGLLLPNLEGVDTVEEQISIAMQKAGIDETETGVKLERFRVIRHK encoded by the coding sequence ATGTCGATACGTGGTGCTGTAATGGTACCTCATCCGCCGCTTATAATTCCGGAGGTGGGAAGAGGACAGGAGGTGGGAATTTCGGCTACAATAGCGGCTTATGAAAAAGCCGCACAACATGTGGCGAAGCTATGTCCGGATACTGTTGTGGTGACGACACCCCATTCTGTCATGTATGCGGATTATTTTCATATCTCGCCGGGAAGAGAGGCAGAGGGAGATTTTGGAAAGTTTGGTGCAAAAGAAGTACGGATCAAGGCGAAATACGATATAGAATTGCGAAGTCAGCTCTGCAGCCTTCTGGACAGGGATGGCTTTATGGCCGGAACCAGAGGAGAGCGGGACAGCCGGCTGGATCATGCCACTATGATACCATTGTACTTTCTGGAAAAGCAGCAGGTCAGATACAGGATACTTAGGATTGGATTATCAGGGCAGACACTGGAGGCACATTATCGACTGGGGGAGTATATCAGCAAGGCCGCTGATATACTGGGCAGGAATGTTGTCATGATCGCCAGTGGGGATTTATCGCATAAACTTTTGGAAGCTGGTCCTTATGGTTATCAGAAGGAAGGGCCTGAATATGATAAAAGAGTCATGCAGGCCATGGGAACCGGAAATTTTGGTGATTTATTGGACTTTCCGGATGATTTTTGTGAGAAAGCAGCAGAGTGCGGCCACAGGTCTTTTGTGATCATGGCTGGAGCTTTCGATGGAACTTCTGTGAATTCAAAGCGATTGTCTTATGAAGGCCCTTTTGGAGTAGGGTATGGGATTTGTACATATGAGACTGTTGGAAAGGATAATACAAGAAGATTTCTCAATCAGTATGAAGAAATGCAGAGACAAAATCTGGAACACAAAAAAGCCTCTGAAGATGCCTATGTCAGGCTGGCAAGAAAAGCTTTGGAGACTTATGTGAGAACAGGAAAAATGCTGGTGATTCCGGATGATCTTCCGGAAGAACTACGCTCTAAACGTGCAGGCGTGTTTGTCTCTCTGAAGATGCATGGAAGGCTGCGCGGATGTATTGGAACAATTTTGCCGGTGACAGATTCGGTGGCAGAGGAGATAGCAGACAACGCTGTAAGTGCCGGATGCCGTGATCCCAGATTTACACCTGTTAAGGAAGAAGAGCTTGATCAGCTTGTCTACAGTGTAGACGTTTTGGGGGAAACTGAAGAAATTGCTTCGCTGGAGGAACTGGATGTAAAGGAGTACGGTGTGATCGTATCCAAGGGGAGAAAGAAAGGTCTGCTGCTGCCCAATCTGGAGGGTGTGGATACGGTGGAAGAACAGATATCCATTGCCATGCAGAAAGCCGGTATTGATGAAACAGAGACTGGAGTTAAGCTGGAACGGTTTCGGGTGATCAGACACAAATGA
- a CDS encoding phospholipase D family protein, with protein sequence MKKFKLRWLLFVLLFFLVYLIAGAVGPFIHYTKVSKETKKNFAVSDCYRDSIGVDRAMLLETNKSAWDERIRLFNQAKERIILSTFDMRDGKSTRDLLAVLYHRAEEGIKIKILVDGVSGKIRMEGNELFYALSSHPNVEIKVYNELNLAMPWKTQGRMHDKYVIVDELAYILGGRNTFDYFIGDYPNKNMSYDREVLIYNTDPKLDGGDKSSLYQVEEYFERMWKKKECRLFHDQESLREDDKTKSMIRMLTRRYEKLKKENADLFKDCDYGEITCETNKVTLLSNPTGVYGKEPVLFYELSQLMKQAKDRVIIHTPYVVLNGYMKRELTDIARKVQNSRMVINSVENGDNFMASSDYLYRKKGVYDTGISMLEYDGGVSYHGKSIVIDEDMSIIGSYNMDLRSTYVDTELMLAVRSRKLTEELTGYMDEMEKDCRVVTGPDTYEVPEHIQVEEIPFWKKTAMRAVGLIMQPFRCMV encoded by the coding sequence ATGAAAAAGTTTAAACTTCGATGGTTGCTGTTTGTATTGTTGTTTTTTCTTGTCTATCTTATAGCGGGAGCTGTAGGTCCATTCATACATTACACAAAGGTGTCAAAGGAGACAAAAAAGAATTTTGCTGTGTCAGATTGTTACAGAGACAGCATAGGAGTAGACAGAGCAATGCTGCTTGAGACAAATAAGAGCGCATGGGATGAAAGAATTCGGCTTTTCAATCAGGCTAAAGAACGGATCATACTTTCTACATTTGATATGAGAGACGGAAAGAGTACACGGGATCTCCTTGCAGTCTTGTATCACAGGGCCGAGGAGGGTATTAAAATAAAAATTTTGGTTGACGGGGTAAGCGGTAAAATCCGCATGGAAGGGAATGAACTATTTTATGCCCTGTCTTCGCATCCAAATGTGGAAATAAAAGTTTATAATGAATTAAATCTGGCTATGCCCTGGAAGACCCAGGGAAGAATGCACGATAAATATGTCATTGTAGATGAATTGGCTTATATTCTTGGCGGAAGAAATACATTTGATTATTTTATCGGAGATTATCCAAACAAGAATATGAGTTATGACAGAGAGGTATTGATCTATAATACGGATCCGAAACTGGACGGTGGGGATAAAAGTTCTTTGTATCAGGTGGAAGAGTATTTTGAACGTATGTGGAAGAAAAAGGAATGCAGGCTGTTTCACGACCAGGAAAGTCTGAGGGAGGACGATAAAACAAAGAGTATGATCCGCATGCTGACCAGAAGATACGAGAAGCTGAAAAAAGAGAACGCGGATTTATTCAAGGACTGTGATTACGGTGAAATAACCTGCGAGACGAATAAAGTGACACTTCTTTCAAACCCAACAGGGGTATATGGGAAAGAGCCTGTACTGTTTTATGAGCTGTCCCAGCTTATGAAGCAGGCAAAGGATAGGGTTATTATCCATACCCCCTATGTAGTCCTGAATGGATATATGAAGAGAGAACTGACAGATATTGCAAGGAAGGTGCAGAACAGCAGAATGGTGATCAATTCTGTGGAAAACGGTGACAACTTTATGGCATCCAGTGATTATCTGTATAGGAAAAAGGGTGTATATGATACCGGGATTTCGATGCTGGAGTATGATGGAGGAGTATCTTATCACGGAAAATCTATAGTGATCGATGAGGATATGTCAATTATTGGTTCTTATAATATGGATCTGCGCAGCACATATGTGGATACTGAACTGATGCTGGCAGTACGGAGCAGGAAACTGACAGAGGAATTGACCGGATACATGGATGAGATGGAAAAGGACTGCAGAGTAGTGACCGGACCGGATACCTATGAAGTGCCGGAGCATATACAGGTAGAAGAGATTCCTTTTTGGAAAAAGACAGCTATGCGTGCAGTTGGATTGATTATGCAGCCTTTTCGCTGTATGGTGTAA
- a CDS encoding bifunctional 5,10-methylenetetrahydrofolate dehydrogenase/5,10-methenyltetrahydrofolate cyclohydrolase: MAKRLLGKEVTAALNERIKADVAALEEKGVKPTLCIIRVGENESDISYERGATKRCETLGVACEKILLPADVSQEELLATIDKVNKDDKIHGVLLFRPLPKHLNQSVIENALDPAKDVDCMTDGSMSGVFTGKNVGFPPCTPQACMEILDFYGIDCTGKKAVVVGRSLVVGKPAAMMLIKKNATVTICHTRTVDMPSVVREADIVIVAAGRAGVIDDTYLSAGQTVIDVGINVNAEGKLCGDVDFEKAEPVVDAITPVPGGVGSVTTSVLVGHVVEAAKRKFA; the protein is encoded by the coding sequence ATGGCAAAGAGATTACTTGGTAAAGAGGTAACAGCAGCATTAAACGAAAGAATTAAAGCGGATGTGGCAGCACTGGAGGAAAAAGGGGTAAAACCTACCCTGTGTATTATCCGTGTGGGTGAAAACGAAAGTGATATTTCCTACGAGAGAGGCGCAACAAAACGCTGTGAAACACTGGGTGTTGCATGCGAAAAGATTCTACTTCCGGCAGATGTAAGCCAGGAAGAGTTACTGGCAACGATTGATAAGGTGAATAAAGATGACAAGATTCACGGCGTTCTGTTATTCCGTCCGCTGCCAAAACACCTGAATCAGTCTGTTATTGAAAATGCACTGGATCCGGCAAAAGACGTTGACTGTATGACAGATGGTTCCATGTCAGGTGTATTTACAGGCAAGAATGTAGGTTTCCCGCCCTGTACACCGCAGGCTTGTATGGAGATTCTCGACTTTTACGGAATCGACTGTACAGGTAAAAAGGCAGTTGTTGTAGGCCGTAGTCTGGTTGTAGGAAAACCGGCAGCTATGATGCTGATCAAGAAAAATGCAACTGTTACAATCTGCCACACCAGAACTGTGGATATGCCTTCTGTAGTAAGAGAGGCAGACATTGTTATTGTCGCTGCAGGTCGTGCTGGTGTTATTGACGATACCTATTTAAGCGCAGGACAGACAGTTATTGATGTTGGTATCAATGTGAACGCAGAAGGAAAGCTTTGCGGTGATGTTGATTTTGAGAAGGCTGAGCCAGTTGTAGATGCCATTACTCCTGTTCCGGGTGGTGTTGGAAGTGTTACGACTTCTGTACTGGTTGGACATGTGGTAGAAGCTGCGAAACGTAAATTTGCTTAA
- a CDS encoding cyclodeaminase/cyclohydrolase family protein encodes MGFSTVPCNEFVEVLASKAPVPGGGGASALVGAVGTALGNMVGSLTVGKKKYAEVEDEMWELKKKCDALQADFLRLIERDAEVFEPLSKAYGMPRATEEEKAEKARVMEIVLKDACSVPMEIMEKCCEAIEVIVEFAAKGSTLAISDAGVGAAFCKAALKGASLNVYINTKSMADRAYAEELNKKADAMLEKYTKIADDTFDSVLSRLK; translated from the coding sequence ATGGGATTTTCAACTGTACCATGTAATGAATTTGTGGAAGTATTGGCATCAAAAGCACCAGTTCCGGGCGGCGGTGGAGCATCAGCTCTGGTTGGCGCAGTGGGAACGGCCCTGGGCAATATGGTGGGCAGTCTGACTGTAGGTAAGAAAAAGTACGCAGAGGTAGAAGACGAGATGTGGGAGCTGAAAAAGAAATGTGATGCCCTGCAGGCGGATTTTTTACGTCTGATAGAGAGAGATGCGGAGGTGTTTGAGCCGCTTTCAAAAGCATATGGAATGCCTCGTGCAACAGAGGAAGAAAAAGCTGAAAAAGCAAGAGTAATGGAAATCGTTCTGAAGGACGCATGCTCCGTACCTATGGAAATTATGGAAAAGTGCTGTGAGGCCATTGAAGTGATCGTGGAATTTGCAGCAAAAGGTTCCACATTGGCGATCAGTGACGCAGGCGTAGGCGCAGCCTTCTGCAAAGCCGCTTTAAAGGGTGCCAGCCTGAATGTGTATATTAATACAAAGTCTATGGCTGACAGAGCTTATGCGGAAGAGCTGAATAAAAAAGCAGATGCAATGCTGGAGAAATATACGAAAATCGCTGACGATACCTTTGACAGCGTACTTTCCAGACTGAAATAA
- a CDS encoding folate family ECF transporter S component has product MKKVNNVKVLAFTGVLVAMSIILTRVVAIPIGTSIRLTVGQTPVYLCGFWFGPLVGGICGFLSDFLGAILQGYAPNPMISVTAVLAGVLPGLFRHFYAKKLEIWHVLAVIVVHGIVGSLGFTCLGLHMYYGTPWVVLYAQRLVQTPLLAALNTLLVFFLYKSPLTAMVNKSTMLKNGPVNVSDHAK; this is encoded by the coding sequence ATGAAAAAAGTGAATAATGTAAAAGTTTTGGCATTTACGGGTGTTCTGGTGGCAATGAGCATTATCCTGACCAGGGTAGTTGCGATACCCATTGGTACCAGTATTCGGCTTACCGTAGGTCAGACTCCGGTATACCTTTGTGGTTTTTGGTTTGGCCCTTTGGTAGGGGGGATTTGCGGGTTTTTGTCTGATTTCCTTGGGGCGATCCTTCAGGGTTATGCGCCAAATCCCATGATTTCTGTCACTGCTGTTCTGGCTGGTGTGCTGCCTGGATTGTTTCGGCATTTCTATGCTAAGAAACTGGAGATTTGGCATGTACTTGCAGTGATCGTTGTTCATGGAATCGTAGGTTCTCTTGGATTTACATGTCTTGGACTTCATATGTACTACGGAACACCGTGGGTAGTTTTGTATGCCCAGAGATTGGTTCAGACACCGCTCTTGGCAGCTCTGAATACTCTACTGGTATTTTTCCTCTACAAGAGTCCCTTGACTGCTATGGTAAATAAGAGCACTATGCTGAAAAATGGGCCTGTAAATGTATCTGATCATGCAAAATAA
- a CDS encoding DUF3786 domain-containing protein, translating into MDFEYAKDSKEQRPYEHYLNAYREMDPKEISGRTGIPYDEEKGLFTVKLMGSTYQVSFPDYEIHHVEDSIGVYPLEEAMNAKILIVRFLTERSAAPASGKFLTYHDVPWGEVYFRQFQGRCLFRLAFGYGNKLSVFQKIMEHLGAKKCSEGDCSYELEFMDNLYVKFILWEGDDEFQPSAQILFSDNFAVTFAAEDLAVVGDISINMMKALEKKL; encoded by the coding sequence ATGGATTTTGAATACGCAAAGGACAGTAAAGAGCAGCGTCCTTATGAACATTATCTGAACGCATACAGAGAGATGGACCCGAAAGAAATCAGCGGGCGAACCGGTATTCCTTATGATGAGGAAAAAGGGCTTTTTACCGTGAAACTGATGGGAAGTACATACCAGGTATCTTTTCCGGATTATGAAATTCATCACGTGGAGGATTCCATTGGAGTATATCCACTGGAGGAGGCCATGAATGCTAAGATTCTTATTGTCCGTTTTTTGACAGAGAGAAGCGCAGCACCTGCGTCAGGGAAATTCCTGACTTATCATGATGTTCCCTGGGGTGAGGTTTACTTCAGGCAGTTCCAGGGCAGATGCCTGTTTCGTCTGGCATTCGGCTATGGAAATAAGCTGTCTGTGTTTCAAAAGATCATGGAACACCTGGGAGCAAAAAAATGTTCAGAGGGAGACTGTTCCTATGAACTGGAATTTATGGACAATCTGTATGTGAAGTTTATCTTGTGGGAAGGGGATGACGAGTTTCAGCCTTCCGCACAGATATTGTTTTCTGATAATTTTGCCGTCACATTTGCCGCGGAGGATTTGGCGGTTGTGGGCGATATCAGTATTAACATGATGAAAGCATTAGAAAAAAAGTTGTAA